A window of Daucus carota subsp. sativus chromosome 2, DH1 v3.0, whole genome shotgun sequence genomic DNA:
ATTAAAATAGAGTTGAGATTAGTTTTCATTTGTCAGTATTGGTCGGTTCAAATAGGAGTATCTCATATTTCTATTACTCTTATTCGACATTGaatgtcatatatataaaattacaattcAACATGTATCTAGCATTCTATAGAAATGTGATAAGTACGTTAAACACTTTGGACCTATAACAAAAACACATTCCGGTGCATCATTTGGACCAAACAAATCTAAATTCCTGCAAGTTGAATCAATCAAATAGAGTCACAGTATATTTTGGGAAAAACTTTTGCAGGAAGattatgaaaaaattaaaggaataaaaaaaaaataggagcAGACAACTGGCAAATTATATCCCAAAGCTTAACATAGTAACACATCATTCCTAAAGTCAGGGGGAAATAATCTCTCCTACCTTCATGATGCAGGTGTTGTTGAGATCTTCACATGTTTATTCCGAAATAACCACTTCTGCAAGAGTGGAGGTAAGTTATATAATAAACATATTTATGTATAATGAAATCCATTGCCAGCATAGTCTAATGCTCTAAATGAAGTTGGAAGAAGGTAGTAGTGCGAAGGCATAAAATTAAAGGTTATTTACATTTAGCCCTAACAATATTTGTGTTGTGCACAAAACCTCAAAATTAAAATACGTGCTTCCATACCTTCAAGCTTTAATGTTTTTCATTTGTACAACCTGACCCTTTTTTCAAATGTTTCTTGTAAATATTCCCTTCACCGTAAAACATATGTATGACTCCAAATAAATTTCCTTCCCCGAAAAAAGTTGTTGGGTGTCCTGCCATTTTATTTTGCAAACTGTATTAATTGAGCTTTATTTTCTATCCTGCAGTgaagaatatttatataattaaattataaaaaagggTCATGGTGTACAAATGTGAAACATATAAGGCATGGAGGTAGATTTTCAAACTTTGAGGGCTTATGTGTACAGAAACGGATACTGTAAGGGCTATAAGATAAATAACCCTTAATGTAAATTCAAATATCTCATGAAGACTGTAAAATATACTTGACATGTATCAAAGGAAGCTAACCTGTTTATGTCGTTATAACTTTTCTTCTTTGTATCAagttcaaatattatatttcccAGTGTCACATCAAACAAGAATGCAGATTCTGGACATTGTTAACGAGGAGACATCCAATTTTTACCAGCACTCCATTCCAGACAAACATCTATTGACAaacgaaaaaataaaataacttcaATCTTCTTACAAAAAGATAAGGAATATTGGTGTGGTTAACAAAGCATTACGACACTAGACAGGGAACCAGATATTACTGAATCAGAACTTGTGGGAGATAAAGCAAGTGCAATTTAGCTAGCTGGCTGAATTTTAGAACAACAATTTGTCTTTCTTTTTGTACACACATAATTGACTCGAATGACATGTCCTAAAATTACTATAAAACAGCAATATGATATTATAGAAGACCAATGTTAGTTGAGATAATATTTGGATCATTACTTTTAAGATGAATGATACATTTACGCACATCGACTATGTATACAGATAAGCTGAAGAAAAAATTTTGGGGGTGAACTTAACAAGGTATTCTCTGCAAgcaattttaacttttattctGTAACACATTCtcaatattataaatatgactACAATCTGGTTTCTTATGGTGATAAACATGtcactaaaaatataataatgaaatgCAAACATTAAAACTCGAATAATCAATCACATCAAAGAAGAAAACAAATGGCTTGTTGGCCTCTATGGAAGCAAGAAATATAAAGTGATATTGATGTAGATGCATGTATATATAGTGTGGATCCAGCGAATGATCATCGCTGGAGAGACAGAGAAAAAAAGATTGACATATATATACTCAGGGACTGAGGATGGCAAACTGTAATATGGAGGACACATTTGGATCCTCCAAAACAACAGTTAGTAAAACAGTTCAACATACTAGTGTAAAGAAAGACGACGAAAATGATGCAGTGGTGCACAAAGAGATGAATACCCATGATGGAAAAATATTTATTGACAAGTTCTTTGAGATTCCAGAGGAAGACAATGATAAGTTCTTGAGAAAGATTAGAACACGGATGGACAAGTAAGTGCTTTACTCAATCACTGATAGGATGTAGACTTTGATACCATTACGTATGTATATATGACAGCAAATTCCTACTACCTTTATTAACTCGATTTGGCATGAGTTGGTGTAGAGCAGGGATTGACTTGCCAAAAGTAGAAGTCAGGTTTCAGAATTTAAGTGTGGAAGGCAATTGCTTGATCGGAGATCGAGCACTTCCCACCTTGCCAAATGTTGCTTGGAATGTTGCCGAATCAGCCCTGAGTGGCTGCCTTGGGATTAAATTAGCAGGGCAAGCAAAACACATGATTCTAAAAGATGCAAGTGGCATCATTAAACCAGCAAGGTATTGGCATACACTTAAATACATATATCGATAAACATACATATGAACAAGATGCATGCAAAGATCGACTATACTAAGATTGATAAATATATCGACAGATATTAGTGAATCCcctcaaaattttcaaatgttGTGACAGGATGACACTCCTACTAGGCCCACCTTCTTCTGGGAAAACAACCCTCTTATTGGCTCTTGCTGGCATGCTGAACTCTACCTTAAAAGTTAGTTACAATCTCCTTTTTTTCATACCTCTTTATGTCTTggttaaaaaaaattcctaaTGACTTGTCTCGATATACAGATTTGTCAAACATTTTTGAAAACTGTATAAAAAAGCTCTTATTTTTGTACCACACATTCCTTGCTACAGGTTACAGGCGAAATCACTTACAATGGGTATAGACTGGACGAATTTGTGCCACAGAAAACATCATCATACATTAGCCAGACTGATATTCATGACGGACAAATGACCGTAAAAGAGACCTTAAATTTTTCTTCCAGGTGCCAGGGTGTTGGACCACGATATGGTACTTTATTAAGCTTGCAAATGAAGTCCTTCACATTATCAGCCTCATTTATCACTACAATTCATCTGCTAGTAGGTAAATATTTCAGTTGATATTATGGAAATTGATcactataaaaaaattgtagaaCTCCTAACTGAGCTTGAAAGGAAGGAAAAGGAAGCTGGGATAGTTCCTGATCCTGAGGTTTCTTATTTCATGAAGGTACTATATTTAGTCATGCTATTCCTAAGGGAAAACATACGGTAATTTTCCAAGTGCAATTGCTTTTTATTGACTTTGTATTGTTAAACTTTTGACTGTCAAAGCAAACAGCAACAGGAGGAGTTGAAAACTGTTTTATTACAGAGTATACTCTAAAAGTAAGTTGGGACActtttgtttaaataaatattagataaacttGCTTAAATGTGTTGGGACTTTTTATACTTCCCAACAAAACgtcctaatatatataaaaagtatatgTAACTATGTCTTCTTACTACCGACTACTACAGATCTTGGGACTTGATAAATGCCGAGACACTATTGTGGGGAATGAAATGCACCGAGGAATATCAGGGGGCGAGAAAAAGAGAGTCACTATAGGTCAATTTCTTCCCATTTCCTTTGTATTATCCCTAAATTTCGACAACAGTTTGAAAGGATCTAATTGCTACTAATTTCAAAAAGTGACATCAGAGCTAATCAACAATGTACTAAATGATGACTAATTTCTAAGAAAAGGATGATGCTTATTTAAGTAGTCACTGTTGCTAAAGCAGAAAAGAGTTCACCTAACCAACTTGCCTGGAGTTAGATTGTGCTTAAAAGTTAACAGTTTCTTCAGAATGTTCTTGTCAAAATTCAGGAAATTTATATGCGTTCAGATTTTTGTCATAATTCACAGGGTAAACTAACACCTCGTACACAACAATgttcaacacacacacacacacacacacacacacacacacacacacacacacacattgtgAAATTTTGCTTGCTTAACCAGTGTGCATCATTTCATTAAAAAGAACAAGCAATTACAGATGTTCAAACTTCAAATATTGTTTAGTTCATCTTATAAAATGTACTTACAGGAGAGATGATTGTTGGGCCAACAAAGACTCTATTTATGGACGACATATCCACAGGCCTTGACAGCTCCACAGCATTTCAGATAGTGAAATGCTTGCAGCAGATTGTCCACCAGACAGAAGCTACAGTGTTAATTTCCCTCCTTCAGCCAGACCCAGAGATATTCAATCTCTTTGACGATATCATTCTCTTATCAGAGGGGCAAATTGTCTATCAGGGCCCACGAGAGCATGTCATCGATTTCTTCGAGAGCTGTGGATTCAAGTGTCCAGAGCGAAAAGGAATTGCTGACTATTTGCAAGAAGTAAGTAACAATGTGTTATTGTAATCATTACCAACAAAAGTGTCATTAAATAGTTGACCATATGCAGAAGATTGTTTACTGTATGGATATGCATCCAATCCAAAGAAATATATTAactacataatatataattatgcaaACAAGTATGCAACATATGTGCTAGAGAAAAGTTCACTGGACATAATTACGCAAAAAACTGTTACAGAGGAAACTGGTGTACCTGGTTCTTCACTTTAAATCCAGAACTGCTTTATATTATATCAGTTCAGGCATGGTCTGAAGATATTTGTTGGATTCAGGTTACCTCGAAGAAGAATCAAGAGCATTACTGGGCTGACAGAACTCAAACTTATAAATACATATCCGTCGTTGAATTTGCAGCTCGATTCGAAAGTTTTCATGTAGGCTTGAGACTTGCAGATGAGTTGTGTGTAAAATATGACAAGGATAGAATGCAAAAGGGTGCTCTTGTGTTTAAGAAAGATTTGGTTTCTCAGAAGGAGCTGTTGAAGACCATATTTGGCCGAGAATGGTTACTATTCAAAAGGAATTCTTTTATCTACGCATTCAAGCTGGTCCACGTAATAATTCTAGCGTTCATCACTGCAACAGTGTTTATGAGGACTACATCATACACTAGGAATGAGGATGACGGTGCAGCTTATATTGGCGCTCTTACATTTGTAATAATGAGCAATATGTTTACTGGTTTTTCAGAACTTGCAATCATCATGCAGCGACTTCCTGTGTTCTTCAAGCAAAGAGACCATCTGTTCTACCCACTGTGGACCGTTACACTTCCAACCTTTGTGCTAAATATTCCAGTATCTTTATTAGAATCTACAGTTTGGTTGGCAGTAACCTATTACACCATTGGATTTGCCCCTGAAGCTAGCAGGTAACTTTAGAGTAAATGCCCCCCATCTACAAACAAgttccaataggttttacataAGTAAAATTTTCTATGTGGGGTAATTTTATTTAGTCAAGCTGCCCTAACATTTGCTACAAGAAAAGGACGATTTATCTGGTGTGTGTGTTAACTTTTCAGGTTCTTCACCCAACTGTTCTTGGTATTTCTAATCCAACAGATGGCTGCTGGGTCATTTAGGGTTGTTTGTGGAGTGGGTAGAACCAACGTCGTGGCAAACACTGGTGGAAGTCTCGCTCTGCTACTACTATTTCTTTTGGGTTTCATCCTTCCACGAGGTTGATAATGATATCTGCAAATGATCATGTCCTATGTCGACAGAATAGATAAGTAAATAATTTAGAGACCATATAATTAAAGATGGATTCACTAGAAAGGACAAGCAACAATAAAATAGAATGCTACATTCTAAAAGATATCAACATCTCACATATAGATTTGAATACCAACCCAGATACTTATGTAAAATGAACACGTAAGTTAATTCTCTTGTCGTCAACAGGTATTGAGTTGAATTATCAGTTTTCCGATTACTAAAACGTAAAATTCAATAAGtcgtaaaaaatttatattactaaTGGTAACCTGATCCAGTACAATATTAAATATGTTGAGCTGCCAATCTATAGATTAGATAATCAAGTTCGCTTCTTGTTACAAAAAACTAGTTCTTGTGTCAGAGTAAACCAAGATACAGGtatatttctttaataaaataaatctcaACTTACAATGATCTTCAACTATATGACAGACGAAATTCCAAATTGGTTAGACTGGGCATACTGGTTTTCACCTATACCTTACGCTTTTAGTTCCCTGGCTAGTAATGAGATGCTTTCCCCAAGGTGGACCAACAAAATGGTAAGCACTTCCTACTATGCTTTCACTTGTATATGATAGACTACTATCAACTTAacaatattgatataatttgtCAATGTCATAATGGAAGTTCCTAAGCTGACGCATACTACACAGGCTTCAGATAATGTTACCAGCTTGGGAGTGGCAGTGTTAAAGAGTTTCAACTTCAGTGCAAACCCAAATTGGGTTTGGGTATCTGCAGCTGCTCTCCTCGGATTCGCAATTCTTTTCAACATACTTTTCACCTTCGCTCTGACCTTTTTGAGAAATCGTAAGAAATGAGTTTCTGTATAATTTAACGGATTGCCTAAATTCACCATTGTAGTAGCTGACAAGTGCTTTTGTTACTATACCAGCTACTGATCATAGACAAGCAACAATATCTAAAGTGACAGGAAACGATGAATCAAGAAACCATCAAATCGAGTTACTCCCAAATCCTAGATCCAGTTCTGGAAACATCCcaagtaaaaaaaatgaatctcTATCTGATACAGAACAGGTTAAAGTAAAACTGTATTTGCTTACATGAGCTGATTTGTTATAGGAGAAATCGCAATCCAACAAATTAACGGATCCAATTTCAAAGAAGCAAGCAGACAAGATTCAAGCCTTGAGGGCGTGCATGCTGTTAATCCCAAGAGAGGAATGGTCCTTCCATTCACAGCACTTAACATGTCCTTCAATGCCATAAGTTACTTTGTGGATATGCCACCGGTTTgacctctccctccctccctttctccctctctctttctctctctatcctCTTccactcccccccccccccccccccccaccctctctctctctctctcacacacacacacagagtcACGTGAGAACCTACATGGGCGCAAACTACCATGACTAGTTTCCACTTTAAAGTTCTTATATGTAACTGTTAGTTTAGGCAACTTTTACTAGATAACTATCATTCAACTCTAATAGTCCGCTTCTCTAATGgaaacaatttattttatttcgaaAGATAATGAAGGAAAAAGGAATGAAAGAAGATAAGCTCCAATTACTTGAGAAAGTTACTGGTGCATTTAAGCCTGGAGTTCTAACAGCGCTAATGGGAGTTACTGGGGCTGGAAAGACAACATTATTGGACGTTCTATCGGGAAGGAAGACAGGAGGGCATATTGAAGGTGATATTAGGATTTCTGGATTTCCTAAAAGACAAGAAACTTTTGCTCGAATATCCGGATACTGTGAACAAAATGATATCCACTCACCTCAAGTTACAGTTCATGAGTCTTTAATTTACTCGGCCTTCCTGCGGCTACCTACAGAAGTAAGCAAGGAAGAAAAGATGGTAAGAACACAATGATTTAATCTTACAATTCCAACATAAAAGGGGATAGAGATTGTAGACTACACTAACTATTTTCTGATTTTTCAAAGATGTTTATAGATGAAGTAATCAGTCTGGTGGAACTAGACAATCTGAAGGACGCTATTGTGGGCCTTCCAGGGATCACTGGTTTGTCAACAGAACAAAGAAAGAGATTGACAATAGCTGTGGAGCTTGTTGCTAATCCATCAATCATATTTATGGATGAACCAACTTCTGGTCTTGATGCCAGAGCAGCAGCAATTGTAATGCGTACAGTTAGAAACACAGTGGACACTGGGAGAACTGTTGTTTGCACAATTCATCAGCCTAGTATTGACATCTTTGAAGCATTTGATGAGGTAACAGTGAAAACTTTTGTATTTAGCATTTTAGCTCTCTCAGCCCACAGTGTTCCTGATATCATATTTTGCATCAGTTGCTTCTTCTTAAGAGCAGAGGACAAGTGATCTACCATGGACCGCTGGGCAGAAACTCTCATACAGTAATCAGATATTTTGAGGTACTGGTCTTCTTTATAATCACTTAATAAACCATGTGATAGTTTTAaactttcttttgtttttctacCTTAAGAAAAGTAAGAGTTTCACCACCTACTACAGGAGATTACCGGGGtgccaaaaataaaagaagaatACAATCCAGCGACATGGATGCTTGAAGTAAGTTCGGTCGCTACAGAACACCGTCTTGGGGTTGACTTTGCCAGACACTACAAATCATCAGCATTATACCAGTAAGTATATAACTTATACTCTAATAGCATTGTATATGAGGTATCATGTTGAAGCTCTGAGAGATACGTGTAACAATGAGCAGAAGAAATAAGGTTCTAGTTGAGCAGCTGTCTAAACCTTCTCCAGGAGCTAATGACCTTCACTTCCCTACCAAATATCCTCAGTCTACATGGAAGCAACTGGAGTCCTGCTTATGGAAACAATGGGTTAGCTATTGGAGAAGTCCTGATTATAACCTTGTTCGATACTTTTTCACCTTGACTAGTGCACTTATTGTTGGGACAGTTTTctggaaagttggtgaaaggtCTGTCTCAACTCTTACTCTAGTACATTATTCTATTAATACATTATGCTTAGTAATATTCCATATAAAAAGTAGAACCAAATGGTTCTCTACAAGACTTCATATAAGATGGTTCTCAATGGAACAatgtcacacacacacacacacacacacacacacatataataacATAACTGCAATCTAATTAcctatttaaatttgaagttttaaactataaattttttggTAATTGTACATTATTTTACTTGCATTTATTAAATGATAatccaattttaaaaaaatattacaagatATTAACTACTATTAATAACCTTCAAAATAACtataaaaataaacatatttccatttattaatttatttatccaattaaaaatataaatattaatataaacatcATGGCCCGTGCATTGCAAGGTTTACAAGCTAGTAATGATAACTAAAATGCTAAAATAGTATCCTTGTCCCTTCTCGCATGCTAATTCTTCATTTTATGTCAATCATCTAGGAAAAGTAGCCACGAGCAGCTCACCAGAATCATTGGATCCATGTATAATTCTATGCTGTTTATTGGAATAAATAATTGCTTGACAGTACAGCCGATGGTAGCTGTAGAAAGAACAGTGTTTTATCGAGAAAGAGCTGCAGGAATGTACTCTTCAATACCATATGCCATGGCACAGGTGAACACATGACAGTATAAAGACACTGTTGTGCTTGAAAAAAGTTAATGCAAGTAAAACCTATTATGCAGCTAATAGTAATTtgcatattttagaaaaaacaatAAACTGCAATACGTATGTGTAGGTGCACATGTAATAATCAACATTGCATTTTTAGTATTCAATATACATTCAGAATTCCAGTCAAGTTTAGTTCTACCTATACGGTCAGAAACTTTGTTCACCTTGTTAAcagaatttttttatgaaactgATGCAGGTATGTGTGGAAATACCATATGTGTATATTCAAACAATATGTTATACTATAATAGTGTATCCTATGGTTGGATTTGAAGGGACTGTCACCAAAGTCTGCTGGTTCTTCTTCATCAACTTTTTTACATTTCTCTACTTCATATACTACGGAATGATGACAGTGTCCATCACGCCAAACCCTCAACTAGCAGCAATAGTTTCAAGTACTTTCTTTTCGCTCTTCAATCTTTTCTCTGGTTTCTACATCCCCAAACCAGTAAGTCCTTCTATTTATTACCCTATTTAGTTGTAACAAGGGGACAACCTCTCAATATTAACTTTATTCCTTTCTCTTCTTATTCCCATTTTGAAATCAGAAAATCCCGAAGTATTGGATATGGTATTACTACATATGTCCAATGGCATGGACTGTTTACGGATTGATAGTGTCACAATTTGGTGATGTGACCGAAACAGTCCAAACGATCACATTACCTCATCCAACTGTCAAGGCATATATGGAAGAGCATTTCGGATATGACCCGGATTTCATGGGGAAAGTGGCTATAATCTTGGTTGGATTTCCAGTTTTTTTCGCATTTATGTATGCTTGCTGCCTAAAAACACTGAACTTCCAGACAAGATAGGAACTGCAtaaaatgtactccctccgtccccctgagttatatacattgggggacggggacgcggcacggactttaatgctctcgtaaagtatagttttataacttatttttaagatttttcttttttgaataaaagttcaaatgttatatttttattcagaaaaagaaaattttaaaaacaagttatagaactatgttttatatgagcattgaagtgcgtgtcgagcagtgaaaaagaaacgtatagaattaaatgggacagagggagtaactttttCAAATAGGGAATAATATACTTCAAGAAATCCAAAAATTAGATGATGCCTTGATGAAGAATGAAACTCAAGACAAACATTTTCTAGATTTCTTAAGAGATGGGATTACTGTATACCGAATTTTGCACAAGttgatgtaaaaatatattcaataattaataCTGCAAATATAGTAGCTTGGCAAAAACTTAACATCATAAAGACAGATAATCTGGTCATACTCCATACTGTATCATCTTTATCCTTCAGTCAATTAGGGTATGGTTATAATAGTATTAATAGAATCTTCATGCGTGatagaaatttaatttttaaaaaataaaaagaaatctcTTCGAGTCTACACATTATATATTCATAATCAGTGAGCAAGTCTACCAAATCTTCTCATTGTTGTTCTTATTATTTGTTCCTAAATTCTTGACTCAAAATTTTGTCCTACATACTACTTATGTTGAAACTCCACACATAAGAGAATTACCTTACTCTCTGTGTCTCAGCTTACTACTCCAATTGATTTCAGAAATAATTATTACCTAAACTTTAAGGCCATCGTAAGATGAATACAGTACCTACACGATGGAGTTGTCTTGTATCATAGAGTCTGCTGATGTCGAGTACACTATTAACAAAGTTTACAGAACTTCAAATCAAGGTTCAGCAGGTTCATATCATAGGTCAAAGTGACAGAATTAATATAGTACAGGTATCAAAATAAATGAGCTGAGATTAGTCCTAAGCTGTAAAATGCGGTAATAGTACATACTTCAAGGAAAATGTGTGTAGCTCATGAATTACATTATGGAAAAAAAAACTCACatatatgaaattattaaatctTAGTAAGATTGTAAGCAGCGTTATGGCCTACATATCTTTTCCAATTTAAAAGGATCCTATATTGCAGCTACTAAGAACATGTTTAGAATCTCCTAATGTAAGATGCTAATGCTTCCTAATTTCATATCTCAATAACCTAGTATTACCTATAGACTTTACAGATGAGGTGCTTGAGTGATTATATTCAGGCTTATGCACTATTTAACCATCTAAGTATATACTTTTGGACACAAACCACCTTTGTCTACAAACGTCCGCTTCAACCATCACCTTTTGCAGCTTTGTACAGTTCGACCACAACTCCTGTTCTGCAAACAAAAAAACCAGAAGTGGCTTGCACTTGTTTTTTGTAGAGTACCATATAATACAATTACACTTCATTTCTTATGAACACTCCACACTTCACTACATTTCCTCTCTTCTCATCTATACATTAAGCACCACAAGAGTTGGACATCAAATATTATTTGTTCGATTTTTCATCCAGGATCTAGGTGGATCATTAGCTTTGCCACCACCTCCAGTGGGTGTTCCAACTGGAGTGAAGCTGCAACTAGTTGATCCTGTAATTCTGTAAACCATGTTATGATCGGTAGGACGGGTTTTGGTAATAGTGGACGTCGAATATAACTGTTAGCGAACCACTTTAAAGTTTCTGTCAAATCTTCAGAGGAGTTGTTttatcaatataataatactgcGGGCCTCCACCTCAAAACAAGCAAGAATTTACAGTTGTCCTTGAGGAGTCCATTATCAAACAATTTCTCTTtccctttatttctctggttacTATACATTATATTTATGTAGAATCTAATGTCTAACTTCCAAGCGATCTTTAAACTCAAAATCATACATGGCAGAGATCAACCATGCTACTAAGATACCTTTGTAGTCTGTTTTGCTTTCCCTTAAAGGATCTGAGACTGAAAAGGTTTGAGATATATCGAGGATGCTTGATTTATATGGAGACAGCAAGCACTAACAAGTTTC
This region includes:
- the LOC108207724 gene encoding ABC transporter G family member 29 isoform X2; its protein translation is MANCNMEDTFGSSKTTVSKTVQHTSVKKDDENDAVVHKEMNTHDGKIFIDKFFEIPEEDNDKFLRKIRTRMDKAGIDLPKVEVRFQNLSVEGNCLIGDRALPTLPNVAWNVAESALSGCLGIKLAGQAKHMILKDASGIIKPARMTLLLGPPSSGKTTLLLALAGMLNSTLKVTGEITYNGYRLDEFVPQKTSSYISQTDIHDGQMTVKETLNFSSRCQGVGPRYELLTELERKEKEAGIVPDPEVSYFMKQTATGGVENCFITEYTLKILGLDKCRDTIVGNEMHRGISGGEKKRVTIGEMIVGPTKTLFMDDISTGLDSSTAFQIVKCLQQIVHQTEATVLISLLQPDPEIFNLFDDIILLSEGQIVYQGPREHVIDFFESCGFKCPERKGIADYLQEVTSKKNQEHYWADRTQTYKYISVVEFAARFESFHVGLRLADELCVKYDKDRMQKGALVFKKDLVSQKELLKTIFGREWLLFKRNSFIYAFKLVHVIILAFITATVFMRTTSYTRNEDDGAAYIGALTFVIMSNMFTGFSELAIIMQRLPVFFKQRDHLFYPLWTVTLPTFVLNIPVSLLESTVWLAVTYYTIGFAPEASRFFTQLFLVFLIQQMAAGSFRVVCGVGRTNVVANTGGSLALLLLFLLGFILPRDEIPNWLDWAYWFSPIPYAFSSLASNEMLSPRWTNKMASDNVTSLGVAVLKSFNFSANPNWVWVSAAALLGFAILFNILFTFALTFLRNPTDHRQATISKVTGNDESRNHQIELLPNPRSSSGNIPREIAIQQINGSNFKEASRQDSSLEGVHAVNPKRGMVLPFTALNMSFNAISYFVDMPPIMKEKGMKEDKLQLLEKVTGAFKPGVLTALMGVTGAGKTTLLDVLSGRKTGGHIEGDIRISGFPKRQETFARISGYCEQNDIHSPQVTVHESLIYSAFLRLPTEVSKEEKMMFIDEVISLVELDNLKDAIVGLPGITGLSTEQRKRLTIAVELVANPSIIFMDEPTSGLDARAAAIVMRTVRNTVDTGRTVVCTIHQPSIDIFEAFDELLLLKSRGQVIYHGPLGRNSHTVIRYFEEITGVPKIKEEYNPATWMLEVSSVATEHRLGVDFARHYKSSALYQRNKVLVEQLSKPSPGANDLHFPTKYPQSTWKQLESCLWKQWVSYWRSPDYNLVRYFFTLTSALIVGTVFWKVGERKSSHEQLTRIIGSMYNSMLFIGINNCLTVQPMVAVERTVFYRERAAGMYSSIPYAMAQGLSPKSAGSSSSTFLHFSTSYTTE
- the LOC108207724 gene encoding ABC transporter G family member 29 isoform X1, which gives rise to MANCNMEDTFGSSKTTVSKTVQHTSVKKDDENDAVVHKEMNTHDGKIFIDKFFEIPEEDNDKFLRKIRTRMDKAGIDLPKVEVRFQNLSVEGNCLIGDRALPTLPNVAWNVAESALSGCLGIKLAGQAKHMILKDASGIIKPARMTLLLGPPSSGKTTLLLALAGMLNSTLKVTGEITYNGYRLDEFVPQKTSSYISQTDIHDGQMTVKETLNFSSRCQGVGPRYELLTELERKEKEAGIVPDPEVSYFMKQTATGGVENCFITEYTLKILGLDKCRDTIVGNEMHRGISGGEKKRVTIGEMIVGPTKTLFMDDISTGLDSSTAFQIVKCLQQIVHQTEATVLISLLQPDPEIFNLFDDIILLSEGQIVYQGPREHVIDFFESCGFKCPERKGIADYLQEVTSKKNQEHYWADRTQTYKYISVVEFAARFESFHVGLRLADELCVKYDKDRMQKGALVFKKDLVSQKELLKTIFGREWLLFKRNSFIYAFKLVHVIILAFITATVFMRTTSYTRNEDDGAAYIGALTFVIMSNMFTGFSELAIIMQRLPVFFKQRDHLFYPLWTVTLPTFVLNIPVSLLESTVWLAVTYYTIGFAPEASRFFTQLFLVFLIQQMAAGSFRVVCGVGRTNVVANTGGSLALLLLFLLGFILPRDEIPNWLDWAYWFSPIPYAFSSLASNEMLSPRWTNKMASDNVTSLGVAVLKSFNFSANPNWVWVSAAALLGFAILFNILFTFALTFLRNPTDHRQATISKVTGNDESRNHQIELLPNPRSSSGNIPREIAIQQINGSNFKEASRQDSSLEGVHAVNPKRGMVLPFTALNMSFNAISYFVDMPPIMKEKGMKEDKLQLLEKVTGAFKPGVLTALMGVTGAGKTTLLDVLSGRKTGGHIEGDIRISGFPKRQETFARISGYCEQNDIHSPQVTVHESLIYSAFLRLPTEVSKEEKMMFIDEVISLVELDNLKDAIVGLPGITGLSTEQRKRLTIAVELVANPSIIFMDEPTSGLDARAAAIVMRTVRNTVDTGRTVVCTIHQPSIDIFEAFDELLLLKSRGQVIYHGPLGRNSHTVIRYFEEITGVPKIKEEYNPATWMLEVSSVATEHRLGVDFARHYKSSALYQRNKVLVEQLSKPSPGANDLHFPTKYPQSTWKQLESCLWKQWVSYWRSPDYNLVRYFFTLTSALIVGTVFWKVGERKSSHEQLTRIIGSMYNSMLFIGINNCLTVQPMVAVERTVFYRERAAGMYSSIPYAMAQVCVEIPYVYIQTICYTIIVYPMVGFEGTVTKVCWFFFINFFTFLYFIYYGMMTVSITPNPQLAAIVSSTFFSLFNLFSGFYIPKPKIPKYWIWYYYICPMAWTVYGLIVSQFGDVTETVQTITLPHPTVKAYMEEHFGYDPDFMGKVAIILVGFPVFFAFMYACCLKTLNFQTR